Within the Pseudonocardia alni genome, the region CTCCCGCAACCGCTACTGGGGCAGCCCGATCCCGGTGTGGCAGTCCGACGACCCGCGCCACCCGCGCACCGACGTCTACGGCTCGCTCGACGAGATCGAGCGCGACTTCGGCGTGCGCCCGACAGACCTGCACCGGCCGTACGTCGACCAGCTGACCCGGCCCAACCCGGACGACCCGACCGGGCGCTCGACCATGCGCCGGGTGCCGGAGGTGCTCGACTGCTGGTTCGAGTCCGGCTCGATGCCGTTCGCGCAGGTCCACTACCCGTTCGAGAACCGCGACTGGTTCGAGCACCACTACCCGGGCGACTTCATCGTCGAGTACAACGGCCAGACCCGCGGCTGGTTCTACACGCTGCACGTGCTGGCCACCGCCCTGTTCGACCGGCCCGCGTTCCGCAACTGCGTCGCGCACGGCATCGTCCTGGGCGACGACGGCGCGAAGATGTCCAAGTCGCGCAAGAACTACCCCGACGTCAACGAGGTCTTCGACCGCGACGGCAGCGACGCCATGCGGTGGTTCCTCATGGCGAGCCCGATCCTGCGCGGCGGCAACCTCGTCGTCACCGAGCAGGGCATCCGCGAGGGCGTCCGCCAGGCGATCCTGCCGCTGTGGAACACCTGGTACTTCCTGTCGCTCTACGCCGGCGGGGAGCGCGGCACGTTCCGCACCGACAGCCCGTACGTCCTCGACCGGTACGTGCTGGCCAAGACCGCCGACCTCGTCGACGGCGTCACCGCGGCGATGGACGCCTACGACATCGCCGGGGCCTGCGACCGCATCCGCGACCACGCCGAGACCCTCACCAACTGGTACGTCCGGCGGTCCCGGGAGCGGTTCTGGTCCGGGGACGCGGCCGTGCGGCAGGACGCCGTCGACACCCTGCACACCGTGCTGGAGGTGACCTGCCGGGTCGCGGCGCCGCTGCTGCCGCTGACCACCGAGGCCATCTGGCGCGGTCTCACGGGGGAGCGGTCGGTGCACCTCACCGACTGGCCCGCCGGGTCCGACCCGTCGGTCTCGCAGCGCGAGGCCGGAGCCGGGCTGCCGCACGACGCCGACCTCGTCGCCGGGATGGACCGGATCCGGCAGGTCGCGAGCGCGGCGCTGTCGCTGCGCAAGTCCGCGAAGGTGCGGGTGCGCCAGCCGCTGCCCGCGCTGACCGTCGCCGCGAGCGACGCCACGGCGCTGGAGGACTTCACCGGGCTGCTCGCCGACGAGGTCAACGTCCGCTCGGTCGAGCTGACCGACGACGTCGCCACGCACGGCCGGTTCGAGATCGCCGTCAACGCCCGGGTCGCCGGACCGCGCCTGGGCAAGGACGTCCAGACCTGCATCCGCGCGGTCAAGGCGGGGGAATGGTCCCAGGAGGGCGACACCGTCGTGGCCGCGGGGATCGCGCTGCAGCCGGGCGAGTTCACCGAGAAGCTCGTCGCCGCCGACCCGGAGCGGACCCAGGCCCTGCCCGGGAACGCGGGGCTCGTCGTCCTCGACACCACGGTGACGCCGGAGCTGGCCGCGGAGGGCACCGCCCGCGACGTCGTGCGCGTCGTGCAGCAGGCCCGCCGTGACGCGGGTCTGGACGTGTCCGACCGGATCGCGCTGACCCTCGACGGTCCGGACGCGGTGCTCGACGCCGTACGGACCCACGAGGCGTTCGTCGCCGGGGAGGTGCTGGCGACCTCGGTCGCCTACGGCGCCGCCGGGGACGGCGCGTCGAGCGGGCAGGTCGTCGGCCCCGACGGCGCGTCGGTCACGCTGTCGGCCGCGGTCGCCCGGGCCTGACCGGTACCGGCGCCGACCACCGCTCAGGGGCGGGGTGCCACCGTGTGACGGACGCGGTGGTCGGCGCCGGAGACCGGGGTGACCTCGACGGTCGCCGGGACCCCGTCGACCCGGCACACGACCGTCGCGCCCTCGGGCACCGGCGGGCAGCGCGGGGACGGTCCGGCGGACCGGGACCGGCCGGAACTCCGCAGAACCACCGGGCCCTATCCTCACCCCATGGGTGACGCGGCGGAACGGTGGCGGGAACGCCAGCTCGGCCGCGGGATCCCCGACCACGTCCTCCGGTACGCCCCCGCCGACCCGTGGACCCACGACCCCGCCGACTTCACCCCGCCCGCGGAGCCGGCCGACACGCCGTCGCACCGGGCGGCGCGGGCGATCGCCGAGCGTGCCGCCGCGTGGACCTGCGCCGGGGCGTCGGTGCTCGACGTCGGCTGCGGGGGCGGGGACGCCGTGTTCGGAGCGGCGTGGCCCGAGCCGTCGCCGGTGGCGCGGGTGGTCGGCGTCGACCGGCAGGCCGACATGCTGGCGGTGTTCGCCGCGGCGGCCCGCGCCCGGGACCTGCCCCACGGCACCGTGCACGGCAGCTGGCCCGACGCGGCCGGGGACGCCGGGCGGCACGACGTCGTCGTCTGCCACCACGTGCTGCACAACGTCGTCGACCTGCCCCCGTTCCTCGCCGCGCTGACCGGCGCCGTCCGCACCCGCGGCGGGATCGGCGGCGTCGTGGTCGAGATGCTGACCGAGCACCCGCTGGCCTGGCTGGACCCGCTGTGGGAGCGCTTCCACGACGTGGTCCGGCCGCCGTCGGCGACCCACGACGACGCCGTCGCGGTGCTGCGCGAACAGCAGGGCGTCGCCCCGGAGGTCCTGACCTGGACCCGTGCGGCCCGCCTGCCGCACGACGCCGCCTGGGTCACCCGCCGGCTCTGCCTGCCCGCCGACCGCGTCGAGGAGGTCGCCGCCGCGCTGGTGGACCTCCCGCCCCGGCGCACCGACGCCGTCACCCTGACCTGGTCGCCCTGAGCAGGGGGCCCCGGTGAGTCTGGAACTGATGCTCGGCATCTCCGCGGGGGTGCTGCTGCTCGGCGTGCTCGCGGTGCGCGTCTCGGTGCGGCTCGGCCTGCCGTCGCTGCTGCTCTACCTGGGCATCGGCGTGCTGCTCGGCGAGTCCGTGCTGGGCATCCGGTTCGACGACACCGGCCTCACCGAGTCCCTCGGCCTCACCGCGCTCGTGCTGATCCTCACCGAGGGCGGGCTCACCACCCGCTGGTCGGCGGTGCGGCCCGCGCTCGGGCTCGGGCTGCTGCTGTCGACGCTGTCGGTGCTGGTGTCGATCGCCGTCGCGGGCGGGCTGCTGCACCTGCTGCTCGACCTGGAGTGGCGCACCGCGCTGCTGTGGGGCGCGGTGCTGTCCTCCACCGACGCCGCAGCGGTGTTCTCCGTGCTGCGCGGGGTCGCCGTCCCGCAACGGCTCGCCGGGACCCTGGAGCTCGAGTCCGGGATGAACGACGCGCCGGTGGTGATCGCCGTCGTCGTCCTGGCCGGGACCGAGGCCATCAGCTGGACGACGCCGCTGCTGGTCGTCTACGAGCTCGTCGCGGGCGCCGTCGTCGGCGTCCTGCTCGGGCTGGGCTCGGCCTGGGCGCTGCGCCGCGCCGCGCTGCCGTCGACCGGCCTGTACCCGCTCGCGGCGATCGCGTCCTGCCTGCTGGCCTTCGCCGCCGGGCAGGGCGTGCACGCCTCGGGGCTGCTCGCCACCTACTGCGCCGCGCTGGTGCTGGGGAACTCCCGGCTGCCGCACCGCAGCGGTGTCGTCTCCTTCGCCGAGGGCACCGGGTGGATCGCCCAGATCGGGCTGTTCGTGCTGCTCGGCCTGTACGCGGTGCCCGAGCGGCTGCCCGCCGCCGTGGTGCCCGCGCTGATCTGCGCGGCGGTCGTCCTGCTCGCCGCGCGGCCGCTGTCGGTGGCCGCCGCCGCACTGCCGTTCCGGGTGCCCTGGCGCGAACAGGCGTTCCTGTCCTGGGCGGGGCTGCGCGGAGCCGTGCCGATCGTGCTCGCCCTCGTCGCGGTCACCGAGGGCGGCGGCCAGAACCAACGGCTGGTCGACGTCGTGTTCGTGCTGGTCGTGCTGCTCACCCTGGTCCAGGGCACCAGCCTGCCCTGGGTGGCGCGGCTGCTCGGGGTGGTCTCGCGCACCGACACCCGCGGCGTCGAGGTCGACGCCGCCCCGCTCGACGAGGTCGACGCCGAACTCCTGCAGGTGAAGGTGCCCCCCGGGTCCCGGCTGCACGGCGTCTACCTGCGCGAGCTGCGGCTGCCCCGCGGGGCCACGGTCAGCCTGGTCGTACGCGACGCCGAGGCGTTCTCCCCGGGCGGGGACACCCGGCTGCGCGAGGGGGACCAGTTCCTCGTCGTCA harbors:
- a CDS encoding potassium/proton antiporter gives rise to the protein MLGISAGVLLLGVLAVRVSVRLGLPSLLLYLGIGVLLGESVLGIRFDDTGLTESLGLTALVLILTEGGLTTRWSAVRPALGLGLLLSTLSVLVSIAVAGGLLHLLLDLEWRTALLWGAVLSSTDAAAVFSVLRGVAVPQRLAGTLELESGMNDAPVVIAVVVLAGTEAISWTTPLLVVYELVAGAVVGVLLGLGSAWALRRAALPSTGLYPLAAIASCLLAFAAGQGVHASGLLATYCAALVLGNSRLPHRSGVVSFAEGTGWIAQIGLFVLLGLYAVPERLPAAVVPALICAAVVLLAARPLSVAAAALPFRVPWREQAFLSWAGLRGAVPIVLALVAVTEGGGQNQRLVDVVFVLVVLLTLVQGTSLPWVARLLGVVSRTDTRGVEVDAAPLDEVDAELLQVKVPPGSRLHGVYLRELRLPRGATVSLVVRDAEAFSPGGDTRLREGDQFLVVSTRENREDTERRIRDVDRGGKLVRWHEGRGRPSGRAG
- a CDS encoding class I SAM-dependent methyltransferase, yielding MGDAAERWRERQLGRGIPDHVLRYAPADPWTHDPADFTPPAEPADTPSHRAARAIAERAAAWTCAGASVLDVGCGGGDAVFGAAWPEPSPVARVVGVDRQADMLAVFAAAARARDLPHGTVHGSWPDAAGDAGRHDVVVCHHVLHNVVDLPPFLAALTGAVRTRGGIGGVVVEMLTEHPLAWLDPLWERFHDVVRPPSATHDDAVAVLREQQGVAPEVLTWTRAARLPHDAAWVTRRLCLPADRVEEVAAALVDLPPRRTDAVTLTWSP
- the ileS gene encoding isoleucine--tRNA ligase, whose amino-acid sequence is MSGYPDVPAHPSFPTLEQDVLASWDTDDTFRASVDRRPAGENGADEYVFYDGPPFANGLPHYGHLLTGYVKDVVPRYRTMRGHRVERRFGWDTHGLPAEVETENQLGIKHKSEIDEMGVAAFNEACRTSVLRYTGEWRDYVTRQARWVDFDNDYKTLDLDYMESVLWAFKSLWDKGLVYSGFRVLWYCWRCETPLSATETKMDDVYTDRQDPAVTVGLRLSTPDRPETDGALALVWTTTPWTLPSNLAVAVHPDVDYVVVEANSERWLLAEARVAAYARELGEEPPVLARVTGSDLLGASYTPPFDFFTGRENAHRVLAADYVTTEDGTGLVHIAPAFGEEDKEVTDAAGIEVVNPVDSRGEFTTEVPPYAGMQVFDANPQVIRDLKDGNAHAQGVLLRHETYDHPYPHCWRCGNALIQRAVDSWFVRVTRFRDRMVELNQEIDWTPAHVRDGQFGKWLEGARDWGISRNRYWGSPIPVWQSDDPRHPRTDVYGSLDEIERDFGVRPTDLHRPYVDQLTRPNPDDPTGRSTMRRVPEVLDCWFESGSMPFAQVHYPFENRDWFEHHYPGDFIVEYNGQTRGWFYTLHVLATALFDRPAFRNCVAHGIVLGDDGAKMSKSRKNYPDVNEVFDRDGSDAMRWFLMASPILRGGNLVVTEQGIREGVRQAILPLWNTWYFLSLYAGGERGTFRTDSPYVLDRYVLAKTADLVDGVTAAMDAYDIAGACDRIRDHAETLTNWYVRRSRERFWSGDAAVRQDAVDTLHTVLEVTCRVAAPLLPLTTEAIWRGLTGERSVHLTDWPAGSDPSVSQREAGAGLPHDADLVAGMDRIRQVASAALSLRKSAKVRVRQPLPALTVAASDATALEDFTGLLADEVNVRSVELTDDVATHGRFEIAVNARVAGPRLGKDVQTCIRAVKAGEWSQEGDTVVAAGIALQPGEFTEKLVAADPERTQALPGNAGLVVLDTTVTPELAAEGTARDVVRVVQQARRDAGLDVSDRIALTLDGPDAVLDAVRTHEAFVAGEVLATSVAYGAAGDGASSGQVVGPDGASVTLSAAVARA